Proteins encoded by one window of Planctomycetota bacterium:
- a CDS encoding DEAD/DEAH box helicase, with translation MTAKAKHPPLPEAFKKLDVDLDVLRGLADAGFEEPSEIQSLMIGPALDGHDILGQARTGTGKTAAFGIPILCEAVHGYATQAIILAPTRELAVQIEAELTMLAKHTKIRVACVYGGDRIAKQMRDLKHSPEIIVGTPGRVMDLIERRVLDFCNMRFVVLDEVDRMLDIGFRDDIRKILKSINDGLDIRNRVKEVYGVKIHQDYADAGDEEGVPELPDDELQTMFVSATISKEIEKLARSFMRNDDVKKLVATGADESPTVELVEQYHVPVSGYDKGDLILALLKQEEPELAIVFTRTKRGAEKLTKKLTAAGIDVREIHGNLNQSKREKVMKGFRDKKFDVLVATDLASRGIDVRGVSHIINYDVPEDAEAYVHRIGRTARMGNEGKAYTFVTPDQGQELTRIEMLINMEIPRGEIEGFAGQSRDVQRASEEEVLAADAERNGQLEANPEPAKPEPPRRRRRGVGKSPLRGRR, from the coding sequence ATGACCGCCAAGGCCAAGCACCCGCCTCTCCCCGAAGCCTTCAAGAAACTCGACGTCGACCTCGACGTCCTCCGCGGCCTGGCCGACGCTGGTTTCGAAGAGCCGAGCGAAATCCAGAGCCTCATGATCGGCCCGGCGCTCGACGGGCACGACATCCTGGGCCAGGCACGCACCGGCACCGGCAAAACCGCTGCCTTCGGCATTCCGATCCTCTGCGAGGCCGTCCACGGCTACGCGACGCAGGCGATCATCCTCGCCCCGACGCGCGAGCTGGCCGTCCAGATCGAGGCCGAGCTCACGATGCTCGCCAAGCACACGAAGATCCGCGTCGCCTGCGTCTACGGCGGCGATCGCATCGCCAAGCAGATGCGCGATCTCAAGCACTCGCCCGAGATCATCGTCGGGACGCCCGGGCGCGTCATGGACCTCATCGAGCGGCGCGTGCTCGACTTCTGCAACATGCGGTTCGTCGTCCTCGACGAGGTCGACCGGATGCTCGACATCGGATTTCGCGACGACATCCGCAAGATCCTCAAGAGCATCAACGACGGCCTGGACATCCGGAACCGCGTCAAGGAGGTCTACGGCGTCAAGATCCACCAGGACTACGCCGACGCCGGCGACGAGGAGGGTGTGCCCGAGCTGCCCGACGACGAGCTGCAGACCATGTTCGTCAGCGCGACGATCTCGAAGGAGATCGAGAAGCTCGCTCGATCGTTCATGCGGAACGACGACGTCAAGAAGCTCGTCGCGACCGGTGCTGATGAGTCGCCGACGGTGGAGCTGGTCGAGCAGTACCACGTTCCCGTCAGCGGCTACGACAAGGGCGACCTGATCCTGGCGTTGCTGAAGCAAGAGGAGCCCGAGCTGGCGATCGTCTTCACCCGCACCAAGCGCGGGGCCGAGAAGCTGACCAAGAAGCTCACCGCCGCCGGCATCGACGTCCGCGAGATCCACGGCAACCTCAACCAGAGCAAGCGCGAGAAGGTCATGAAGGGCTTCCGCGACAAGAAGTTCGACGTGCTCGTCGCCACCGACCTCGCCAGCCGCGGCATCGACGTCCGGGGCGTGTCGCACATCATCAACTACGACGTGCCCGAAGACGCCGAGGCTTACGTCCACCGCATCGGCCGAACCGCACGCATGGGCAACGAGGGCAAGGCCTACACGTTCGTCACGCCTGACCAGGGCCAGGAACTGACGCGGATCGAGATGCTCATCAACATGGAGATCCCGCGTGGCGAGATCGAGGGTTTCGCCGGGCAATCGCGCGACGTCCAGCGTGCAAGCGAGGAAGAGGTCCTCGCCGCCGACGCCGAGCGCAACGGCCAGCTTGAAGCCAACCCCGAACCCGCCAAGCCCGAACCCCCACGCCGCCGACGCCGCGGCGTCGGCAAGTCCCCACTCCGCGGCCGGCGGTAG